TGCCGCGCGCAATTCGACAATGACAAGAGGAAGTGCATTCATGAGCTGTGCGTACGCCGGAAGGGTCGAAACCGCGACGTAGAGGCCTGGGATCAAGTCACTGCGCAAGGGGCTGTGGGTAACATAGCACCTTGATACAAAAGCGTACCTATTCGTTCAAACAGGTTCAGATTCAGGCGCGGGAGAAAACCGTTCGCGGTAAGCCTGGGGCGTGATCGATACCGCCCGCAGGAAGCTGCGGCGCATGGTTTCTTCACAGCCAAAACCACAGTGCACCGCGATGCGCTTGATCGAGACGCTGCTGTCGGCCAGTTGCCGGCGGGCGGTTTCCACGCGGATCAGTTCAACCGCCCGCGCCGGCGTCTGGCCGGTTTCGGCGCGGTAGTGGCGTACAAAACTGCGCTCGCTCATGCCCGCCTGGGCGGCCAGTGTGGCGATGTTCAAATCCAGGCTCAGGTGTTCGGCGATCCAGGCGTGCAACTCTGCAAAACGACTGCCGGCCTTTTGCAGGGACAACGTCACGCTGAACTGCGATTGCCCACCGGGGCGCTTGAGAAACACCACCAGGTGCCGCGCCACTTCCAGGGCCACGGTGCGGCCAAGGTCTTCTTCCACCAGCGCCAGGCACAAGTCGATACCGGCGGTCACTCCGGCAGAAGTCCACAGGTTGCCCTGCTGGATGAAAATCGGATTGG
This genomic window from Pseudomonas sp. Bout1 contains:
- a CDS encoding GlxA family transcriptional regulator: MPRIINVLAFPNVQVLDVTGPLQVFASANDLARQQGLPLPYAVSVIAAQVEPVMTSAGLALVAEPLPAADAPCDTLVIAGGWGVYGAAEDPALVDWVRQKATLSRRMTSVCTGAFLLAASGLLDGCRVVTHWTRCEELARKYPQLTVEANPIFIQQGNLWTSAGVTAGIDLCLALVEEDLGRTVALEVARHLVVFLKRPGGQSQFSVTLSLQKAGSRFAELHAWIAEHLSLDLNIATLAAQAGMSERSFVRHYRAETGQTPARAVELIRVETARRQLADSSVSIKRIAVHCGFGCEETMRRSFLRAVSITPQAYRERFSPAPESEPV